The Balearica regulorum gibbericeps isolate bBalReg1 chromosome 5, bBalReg1.pri, whole genome shotgun sequence genome window below encodes:
- the CD82 gene encoding CD82 antigen produces MGSGCLKVTKYFLFLFNLLFLILGAVIVGFGIWILADKTSFIAVIQMSSPSLKTGAYIFIGAGALTMLMGFLGCLGAVNEIRCLLGLYFTCLMVILITQVAAGLVIYFHEEVLKEELSHIARILIKNYDPSNDDKRNSQDAWDYVQTQIACCGWAGAKDWESNEILINRSMTAYPCSCSNSSREFEVYSGFCNLDDPVNGTATYADWPVHKQGCMDGAEKWLKDNLGIILGVCTGVAVIELLGMILSISLCKNIHSEDYTKVPKS; encoded by the exons ATGGGGTCTGGCTGCCTAAAAGTCACCAAgtatttcctcttcctcttcaatCTCCTGTTCCTT ATCCTGGGTGCTGTGATCGTGGGTTTTGGAATATGGATTCTGGCCGACAAAACCAGTTTCATTGCAGTTATAC AGATGTCATCTCCCTCCCTGAAGACTGGTGCATACATCTTCATCGGTGCTGGGGCTCTCACCATGCTGATGGGGTTCCTGGGCTGTCTTGGAGCAGTCAATGAAATCCGATGTCTCTTGGGTCTG tACTTCACCTGCCTGATGGTAATCCTCATAACTCAGGTTGCTGCTGGACTGGTCATCTACTTCCACGAAGAAGTG cTGAAAGAAGAGTTGTCCCACATAGCTCgaattctgattaaaaattatGACCCTTCGAATGATGATAAGAGGAACTCACAAGATGCATGGGACTATGTGCAAACACAG AttgcctgctgtggctgggctgGAGCAAAGGACTGGGAAAGTAATGAGATTCTTATCAACCGAAGCATGACTGCAtatccctgctcctgctccaaTAGCTCCAGGGAATTTGAGGTATATAGCGGTTTCTGTAATCTGGATGACCCTGTCAATGGCACTGCAACGTATGCTGACTGGCCTGTTCACAAGCAG GGATGCATGGATGGTGCAGAGAAGTGGTTGAAGGACAACCTTGGTATCATTCTTGGGGTTTGCACTGGTGTTGCTGTTATAGAG CTGTTGGGGATGATACTGTCCATTTCACTCTGCAAGAACATACACAGTGAAGACTACACCAAAGTGCCCAAGTCTTGA